Proteins co-encoded in one Neoarius graeffei isolate fNeoGra1 chromosome 11, fNeoGra1.pri, whole genome shotgun sequence genomic window:
- the brms1la gene encoding breast cancer metastasis-suppressor 1-like protein-A isoform X3, whose protein sequence is MPVHSKEKKESAQEEMEVDYGEQEGSSSEEEDTDTSSGSEDGESSEMDDEDCERRRLECLDEMTNLEKQFTDLKDQLYKERLSQVDAKLQEVISGKASEYLEPLANLQENMQIRTKVAGIYRELCLESVKHKYDCETQAAFQHWESEKLLLFDTVQTELEEKIRRLEEDRHSIDITSELWNDELQSRKNKKKDPFSPDKKKKPVVVSGPYIVYMLHDLDILEDWTAIRKAMATLGPHRVKPDAPS, encoded by the exons ATGCCAGTTCACTCGAAGGAGAAGAAGGAGAGCgctcaggaggagatggaggtggaTTACGGAGAGCAGGAGGGCAGTAGCTCAGAGGAGGAGGACACTGACACTTCATCCGGCTCTGAGGATGGAGAGAGCTCTG agatgGACGATGAGGACTGTGAGAGGAGACGGCTGGAATGTCTGGATGAGATGACGAATCTGGAGAAACAGTTTACAGACCTGAAGGATCA GCTGTATAAGGAGCGGTTGAGTCAGGTTGATGCTAAACTACAGGAAGTGATCTCCGGGAAAGCATCTGAGTATCTGGAACCTCTCGCAAACCTGCAGGAGAACATGCAGATCAGAACTAAAGTGGCAG gtatctACAGGGAGCTGTGTTTGGAGTCAGTGAAACATAAATATGATTGTGAGACTCAGGCAGCATTTCAGCACTGGGAG agtGAGAAGCTGCTGCTGTTCGACACGGTGCAGACTGAACTGGAAGAAAAAATCAGACGGCTGGAAGAAGACCGACACAGTATAGACATCACCTCAG agctgtggaACGATGAACTGCAGtcgagaaaaaacaaaaagaaagatcccttcagtccggacaaGAAGAAAAAACCTGTCGTGGTGTCCG GGCCATATATCGTTTACATGCTGCATGATCTGGACATTCTGGAGGACTGGACCGCCATCAGAAAG GCCATGGCCACTTTGGGACCTCACCGAGTCAAACCTGATG